The following coding sequences are from one Chaetodon trifascialis isolate fChaTrf1 chromosome 24, fChaTrf1.hap1, whole genome shotgun sequence window:
- the spp2 gene encoding secreted phosphoprotein 24 codes for MRSYVFLLALLQTLGCSGVPVYNSELESMADRGLGAALAQANSMYAVSHLYRVTRGSVTRVVPMGLNTADMLMTFGIKETECVKGSRNDPQTCAFKPGFFVPSLSCSSRVRMSATSTQVVSLRCGHDGSSSSESSEEMFSRGRHQFNIPLNRAPAPSAPPPPFQPGHSLRSQPAETRPRGDSFSNFLV; via the exons ATGAGGTCCTACGTGTTTCTCTTGGCCCTGCTGCAGACCCTGGGATGCTCGG GAGTCCCAGTGTACAACTCAGAGCTGGAGTCCATGGCAGACAGGGGTCTCGGGGCTGCTCTGGCACAGGCCAACTCTATGTACGCCGTCAGCCATCTTTACCGGGTGACCCGAGGCTCTGTCACAAGG GTTGTTCCCATGGGCCTGAACACCGCTGACATGCTGATGACATTTGGCATTAAAGAGACGGAGTGTGTGAAGGGTTCCAGAAACGACCCCCAGACATGTGCCTTCAAGCCGGGCTTCTTTGTG ccatcccTCTCCTGCTCCAGTCGGGTCCGAATGTCGGCCACCTCGACCCAGGTGGTTTCCCTCAGATGCGGCCATGACGGGAGCTCCAGCTCAGAGTCCAGTGAGGAG ATGTTCTCAAGAGGGAGACACCAGTTCAACATCCCCTTAAACAGag CCCCGgctccctctgcacctcctccacccttCCAGCCTGGTCactccctccgcagccagccAGCAGAAACTCGGCCCAGAGGAGACTCTTTTAGCAACTTCCTGGTGTGA